Part of the Gramella sp. Hel_I_59 genome, ACGAACCCGGTATGATACAGATAATTTCGCCGGGATCGTGATCACCCGAATGTCTCTCTCCAGCACATTACCGTAATCTGGAGCATTTTGAATAAAAGAAGCTCCAATTCCCGCCCCAAAAAGTACATTTTCGATCTGGTTGAAGGGATCGAAATTAACATAGGGCATGAAAGTCAACGAGTTGTAATGCTCATTATCACTAAGATCTGAAGCTGAAGTTCGTTGCCAGTATAACTCGGCTCCAAAACCTGCTTTAGGCAAAAGATAATAGATCGCGTAGATTCCCACCGCGTAGTTAGGCTCAAAACCTGAATTGGTAAAGCTGTCGCTCTCCCCGCTGTCAAAAACATTTTGAGAAAGATATAAGGAGGTATGGGCATAGCTAATGCTTGGACCCACCTCAAAATCCCGGTATCTCTGGCTGAAGCAATTTAAACCAATTATAAGGAATAGAATTACGAAGCTATTTTTGTTCATTATAATTCAATGTTGCCCTGAAAGATAGGAGCAAGAATTTAGATGATTGTAAGATAGAGAACAAATTAAAGATATCTGGCATCAGTGAGAATTCGATTTATCGGAATTTTCACTCCTACGAAGAATGAATTTCTTCTTGCGAGATCTTTCACTACTCCCAATATTTCTCCATGGACTCCGGTTTCAAAGGTGATTCTATTCTTAAATCTATAACTTGCTGAAAGTTTTAGCGGTATTGTTATTTCCCTAATATCTTCAGGATCTACCTCAGGCCCATATTCTGGGATTTCTTGTATAAATGAAACTCCGCCACCAGCTCCAAAATATAGATTTTCAACACTTTCGATAAAATTTAAATTTATAAAAGGGAGAAATGTAATAGAAGTGTAATAATTCTCACTTTCAAAGTCAGTCGACATTATTTTATCGTAATACAATTCTGCTCCCAAAGCGATTCTAGATTCGAAATAATACATTCCATATACTCCTCCAGAAAAATTAGTATCATATCCTGAATCTTTCCATTCCTCTTTCACTTCGCCGGTATTGGTTATGACAAGTTCACCGGTATTTACATAAATAGTTGAATATTCAAGATTAAACATTGGTCCTATCTCAAAATGTCCGCCGCGTCTTTGAGCAAAAGTTTGAGTAGATAAAAATAAAAAGAGAAGTACGATTAGAGTTCGTAGCATTGTGTTCGGTTGAATTGAAATTTTCATTCTGGTAATGTGCTGAGAAAGATATTATAGCTTTTTAAGATCTTTTACTTCAGATTTTTCGGCTTCCATAATGCTTATCGCAAAACCACCACCCGGAGCAGATTGCTGCGACAAGCTGGATTTGCTATTCACTCTATACTTTTTGGTCTCATAGGCCTGAGGATTCGTCTTGTAATGAGCATCTGCAGCATCAGCATAGATCGTTGCGATGTACGTTTTATCTTTATCCAGGAAGTCAAATTCAATTTTTGAAGTCCGCATTTCCTCTCCATTCACGTTTCCAACGAACCAGTTACTTGTTCCCTTTGCTTTTCTGGCAACAGTGATATATTTACCAGGTTCCGCTTCCAGGTATTCACTCTCATCCCAATCGAGCGCTACATCTTTAATGAACTGAAAAGCATCCGGGAATCTCATATAATTTTCCGGAAGATCAGCAGCCATTTGCAATGGGCTGTACATCGTTACATACATTGCAAGTTGATTGGCCAGCGTACTATTTACATGGGAATTGTTATCTGGATTCAGCTTAGAAATATCCATTTCAAAGATTCCGGGAGTATAATCCATAGGTCCGCCAATGAGTCTTGTAAATGGTAATACGGTCACATGATTTGGTTTAGAACCTCCAAAGGCCTGGAATTCTGTCCCACGAGCAGATTCATTACCAATAAGGTTTGGATAGGTTCTTCTCAATCCCGTTGGTCTTACCGCTTCGTGAGCATTCACCATGATCTTATAATCTGCAGCTTTGGTTACTGCATATAAAAAATGGTTGATCGCCCACTGCCCGTAGTGATGTTCACCACGCGGAATGATATCTCCAACATAACCGCTTTTTACAGCAGGGTAATCATACTTATTCATGAACTGGTAGGCAGTATCCATATGACGTTCATAGTTCCTGATCGCTCCGGAAGTCTCATGGTGCATCATCATTTTCACACCTTTACTTTGTGCGTACTCATGAATTGCCTCCACATCAAAATCTGGATACGGAGTCACAAAATCAAATACATAATCTTTCGATTTCCCGAACCAATCTTCCCAACCTTCGTTCCAGCCTTCCACAAGAACGGCATCAAAACCATGCTCTGCGGCGAAATCTATATATTCCTTCACATGCTCTGTATTGGCAGCATGTTTACCATTTGGGGTTGTTTTGGAATAGTCGGTTTTCCCGAGTTGTACTGAAGGTAATTCATCTGTATACGCCCAGGAGCTTTTACCTGTGATCATCTCCCACCATACCCCAATATATTTTACTGGCTTGATCCAGCTGGTATCTTTCAGTTTATTTGGTTCATTAAGGTTCAGGTTCATATTGGATGCCAGGATCTCTGTTGCCTCGTCACTTACCATGATGGTTCTCCATGGAGAAACTGCCGGAGTCTGTATATATCCTTTATTTCCAACTGCATCTGGAGTTAACCAGGATTCAAAAACTAGATTTTCTTCATCAAGATTCAGGTTCATTAGCGAATAATCTACCAGCGCAGCTTCGTGCAAATTAATATATAAACCGTCCTTAGATTTCATCATAAGTGACGTCTGCACTCCTGTGTTAGAAAACTGCTCCTGAGAAGCGTTCCCGGTAACCGCCGTATCAAATTTTGAACTAATCTCTGAAAGTTTTGATGTGGTATAATCATACTCCTGAGAATCATAATCGCCAGGCAGCCAGAATGCGGTATGATCTCCGGCCATTGCGAATTGAGAATGCTCCTCTTCAATCACAAAATAGGTTAGATTCTTTTGCTCCGGAAATTCATATCGAAACCCAAGACCATCATTGAACATTCTGAAGTTCAGGATCAATTTACGATCTGTGTCTTTCTGAATTAGTTCAACCTGAAGCTGATTATAGTTGTTTCTTATTTCCTTAGTTTCTCCCCAAACTGGCTTCCAGGTATTATCGAAGCTGGTCTCACTGCTATTCTCTACTTCAAAATTCTCAAGCAGATCTTCTGAATCTTTCAAGGCAAGACCAAGCTTGCTTGGTTTGATTACAGACTTACCTTTATACGTTAATTCGTAGGTTGGCTCACCTGCATCGGTTAGGCTAAAGTTCATCTTAAGTTCAGCATTTGGAGAACTTAGGTTCTGGGCAATAGTTAAACCCGATACCAGAAGGAATAATAGAGAGAAAATTGAAGTTTTAATCATCATTGTATATATAAAGTGACCCGTTATAAGGGTTTCAGAAATTAAAATTAATATTATTTATCCAATAGCCTGTCGAAGATCTTCGATTAAGTCTTCTTCATCTTCGATTCCCACGCTAAGTCTAATCAAGGAATCCACCACACCGGTTTTTTCTCTTTCTTCCTTCGGAATTGAGGCATGGGTCATACTGGCGGGATGTCCTGCAAGTGATTCTACACCACCCAGAGATTCGGCAAGTGTGAAAACTTTCAATTTTTCGACGATTTTACGGGCGCTTTCCAGCGTGTTTTCTTTTGTATTAAAGGAGATCATTCCTCCAAAATCTGACATTTGCTTTTTCGCGATCTCGTGATTGGGATGGTCTTCAAAACCCGGCCAGTAAACGTCTTTTACTTTATCATTGGACTTCAGAAAACCTGCAATGGCTCGACCATTCTCGCAGTGTCTTTGCATCCGGATATGCAGGGTTTTGATTCCTCGCAAAACAAGGAAACTATCCTGGGGACCGCAAATCGCACCACTTGCATTCTGGATAAAATAAAGTTCATCGGCAAGTTTCTTGTCCTTCACGACCAGTCCGCCCATCACCACATCACTGTGGCCTCCCAGATATTTGGTAGCACTGTGCATTACGATATCGGCTCCAAGTTCCAATGGTCTTTGCAGGTATGGTGTGGCAAACGTATTATCAACCGCCAAAAGCAGTTCGTGCTGCTTCGCAACCTTTGAAACTGCCTCGATATCGATAATGTTCATCATTGGATTGGTAGGAGTTTCTACCCAGATGAGCTTTGTTTTTTCATTGATATGCTGCTCAATATCTCCTGCAGCTT contains:
- a CDS encoding porin family protein, whose protein sequence is MNKNSFVILFLIIGLNCFSQRYRDFEVGPSISYAHTSLYLSQNVFDSGESDSFTNSGFEPNYAVGIYAIYYLLPKAGFGAELYWQRTSASDLSDNEHYNSLTFMPYVNFDPFNQIENVLFGAGIGASFIQNAPDYGNVLERDIRVITIPAKLSVSYRVRNQFTFEISAQAEVLEVVRDQVRRNSILLGFKVPFNRVFGNYR
- a CDS encoding outer membrane beta-barrel protein: MLRTLIVLLFLFLSTQTFAQRRGGHFEIGPMFNLEYSTIYVNTGELVITNTGEVKEEWKDSGYDTNFSGGVYGMYYFESRIALGAELYYDKIMSTDFESENYYTSITFLPFINLNFIESVENLYFGAGGGVSFIQEIPEYGPEVDPEDIREITIPLKLSASYRFKNRITFETGVHGEILGVVKDLARRNSFFVGVKIPINRILTDARYL
- a CDS encoding cystathionine gamma-synthase, whose protein sequence is MKFNTKTIHGGQDNVDPAYGSVMPPIYQTTTYSQSSPGEHKGYEYSRSGNPTRTALEKSLASLENGEYGLAFGSGLAAIDAVLKLFKPSDEIISTNDLYGGSYRLFTKIFEGLGIKFKFVGMQAAGDIEQHINEKTKLIWVETPTNPMMNIIDIEAVSKVAKQHELLLAVDNTFATPYLQRPLELGADIVMHSATKYLGGHSDVVMGGLVVKDKKLADELYFIQNASGAICGPQDSFLVLRGIKTLHIRMQRHCENGRAIAGFLKSNDKVKDVYWPGFEDHPNHEIAKKQMSDFGGMISFNTKENTLESARKIVEKLKVFTLAESLGGVESLAGHPASMTHASIPKEEREKTGVVDSLIRLSVGIEDEEDLIEDLRQAIG
- a CDS encoding glycoside hydrolase family 97 protein, translating into MIKTSIFSLLFLLVSGLTIAQNLSSPNAELKMNFSLTDAGEPTYELTYKGKSVIKPSKLGLALKDSEDLLENFEVENSSETSFDNTWKPVWGETKEIRNNYNQLQVELIQKDTDRKLILNFRMFNDGLGFRYEFPEQKNLTYFVIEEEHSQFAMAGDHTAFWLPGDYDSQEYDYTTSKLSEISSKFDTAVTGNASQEQFSNTGVQTSLMMKSKDGLYINLHEAALVDYSLMNLNLDEENLVFESWLTPDAVGNKGYIQTPAVSPWRTIMVSDEATEILASNMNLNLNEPNKLKDTSWIKPVKYIGVWWEMITGKSSWAYTDELPSVQLGKTDYSKTTPNGKHAANTEHVKEYIDFAAEHGFDAVLVEGWNEGWEDWFGKSKDYVFDFVTPYPDFDVEAIHEYAQSKGVKMMMHHETSGAIRNYERHMDTAYQFMNKYDYPAVKSGYVGDIIPRGEHHYGQWAINHFLYAVTKAADYKIMVNAHEAVRPTGLRRTYPNLIGNESARGTEFQAFGGSKPNHVTVLPFTRLIGGPMDYTPGIFEMDISKLNPDNNSHVNSTLANQLAMYVTMYSPLQMAADLPENYMRFPDAFQFIKDVALDWDESEYLEAEPGKYITVARKAKGTSNWFVGNVNGEEMRTSKIEFDFLDKDKTYIATIYADAADAHYKTNPQAYETKKYRVNSKSSLSQQSAPGGGFAISIMEAEKSEVKDLKKL